In one Agrobacterium vitis genomic region, the following are encoded:
- a CDS encoding CbtA family protein: MAGTFLVRGMLAGLLAAVIAFGFATLYAEPTIERAISFEEGHEHTHSHASSGAETPATSQAGDAEAFSRQTQSGIGLLTGLSVIGLAMGGVFSIAFIILHGRMGPRDPRILSLCIALTAYVILVLVPGIKYPANPPAVGSPETIGLRTGLFFGMVAISIAAALLAIQTARLVSTSLGVWNGSLLGIGIFLMIVVLAYAALPTFSELPDGFSADLLWRFRLSAFGTQAVLWSVIGVTFGFLAERTSKSRTIVAH; this comes from the coding sequence ATGGCAGGAACTTTCCTTGTTCGCGGAATGCTGGCTGGCCTCTTGGCTGCCGTCATCGCCTTCGGCTTCGCGACGCTCTATGCTGAACCCACTATTGAACGGGCCATTTCGTTTGAGGAAGGGCACGAACACACGCATTCTCATGCCTCCAGCGGCGCGGAGACACCGGCGACCTCTCAAGCGGGAGATGCCGAAGCCTTTAGCCGTCAAACCCAGTCCGGCATCGGTCTTCTGACCGGATTGTCGGTGATCGGGCTTGCGATGGGTGGCGTTTTCTCCATCGCCTTCATCATCCTGCATGGTCGCATGGGGCCGCGTGATCCGCGGATCCTGTCGCTCTGCATCGCGCTGACGGCTTATGTGATCCTCGTCCTTGTACCCGGCATCAAATATCCCGCCAATCCACCTGCGGTGGGATCGCCCGAGACCATTGGCCTTCGCACCGGTCTGTTCTTCGGCATGGTCGCGATTTCGATCGCTGCCGCCTTGCTGGCGATCCAGACCGCAAGGCTTGTCTCAACCAGCCTCGGAGTGTGGAACGGATCGTTATTGGGGATTGGCATCTTCCTGATGATCGTGGTTCTTGCTTATGCGGCACTCCCGACCTTCAGTGAACTGCCAGACGGGTTCTCCGCAGACCTTCTGTGGCGGTTCAGACTAAGTGCATTCGGAACGCAAGCGGTTCTTTGGAGTGTGATTGGTGTTACTTTTGGTTTTCTGGCTGAAAGAACATCAAAATCACGCACGATAGTCGCGCATTGA
- a CDS encoding CbtB domain-containing protein: MSLMTSVQPSITIRPVPLAEIFPWAVFAGVFFLIAAYFVGAEQGAISLIAGNEVHEFVHDARHLLGFPCH, translated from the coding sequence ATGTCTCTCATGACCAGCGTCCAACCATCCATCACCATTCGCCCGGTGCCGTTGGCGGAAATCTTCCCATGGGCAGTGTTTGCCGGGGTGTTCTTTTTGATCGCGGCCTATTTTGTCGGTGCAGAACAGGGGGCAATATCGCTCATCGCCGGCAACGAGGTGCATGAATTTGTGCATGATGCCCGCCATCTGCTTGGCTTTCCTTGTCACTGA
- a CDS encoding nitrile hydratase accessory protein codes for MSAPVLTDMVQLPRDEAGPVFDRPWQAQAFALTVELYKSDLFTWPEWVEVFSEEIKAFPNLPGESVNDAYYRQWMSALEKMVASRKLVEETDLLARTQEWRQAYLNTPHGQPILLINASCPPRHAHDDHDDEHHHDGGHHHHHHHHHAAKRSPIAVSAAVSN; via the coding sequence ATGAGCGCGCCTGTTCTGACCGATATGGTTCAGCTTCCACGCGATGAAGCTGGTCCGGTTTTCGATCGCCCCTGGCAGGCTCAAGCCTTTGCCTTGACGGTTGAACTCTACAAGAGCGATCTGTTTACCTGGCCGGAATGGGTCGAGGTCTTCAGTGAAGAAATCAAGGCTTTTCCAAATTTGCCGGGCGAAAGCGTCAACGATGCCTATTATCGTCAGTGGATGTCGGCATTGGAAAAAATGGTCGCATCTCGCAAACTGGTAGAGGAGACAGATCTTCTTGCCCGCACCCAGGAATGGCGGCAGGCTTATCTGAACACCCCCCATGGCCAGCCGATCCTGCTCATCAACGCAAGCTGCCCTCCCAGGCATGCCCACGATGACCACGATGACGAACATCACCATGATGGTGGCCATCACCACCACCATCATCACCATCATGCAGCCAAACGTAGTCCCATTGCGGTCAGCGCCGCCGTCTCCAACTGA
- the nthA gene encoding nitrile hydratase subunit alpha, with protein sequence MSHSHTEPPADIELRVKALESLLLEKGLIDPAALDELVDTYENRIGPRNGALVVAKAWTDPDYKKRLLEDSTAAIAELGFSGVQGEDMVVVENTAEVHNMTVCTLCSCYPWPTLGLPPAWYKSAPYRSRVVIDPRGVLAEFGVSVPPEREIRVWDSSAEIRYLVLPERPAGTEDWSEEQLVELVTRDSMIGTGFPKQPNL encoded by the coding sequence ATGTCGCACAGTCACACCGAGCCACCGGCAGATATCGAATTGCGCGTCAAGGCACTGGAATCCCTTCTGCTGGAAAAGGGATTGATTGATCCAGCCGCCCTTGATGAGCTGGTTGATACCTATGAGAACCGCATTGGGCCGCGCAACGGCGCGCTGGTGGTTGCAAAAGCCTGGACGGACCCGGACTATAAAAAACGTCTTCTGGAAGACAGCACAGCTGCAATCGCCGAACTCGGCTTCTCCGGGGTTCAGGGCGAGGATATGGTTGTCGTCGAAAACACCGCTGAGGTCCATAACATGACGGTTTGCACGCTCTGCTCGTGCTATCCATGGCCAACGCTCGGATTGCCTCCAGCCTGGTATAAATCCGCTCCCTATCGCTCGCGCGTTGTCATCGATCCGCGCGGCGTGCTTGCCGAATTCGGCGTCAGCGTGCCGCCTGAGAGAGAAATCCGTGTCTGGGACAGCAGTGCGGAGATCCGTTATCTCGTGCTTCCCGAGCGCCCGGCCGGAACTGAAGACTGGAGTGAGGAACAGCTCGTTGAGCTCGTCACCCGTGATTCGATGATCGGGACCGGATTTCCAAAGCAGCCAAATCTCTAG
- a CDS encoding transporter codes for MASKQYLKTKLMAVATACLCTASSALAVDLDALDLIPAPSGTNAILSYSTYTTRSSYVTNRGSKIKDGTGLDSYVGILRYVHYTDIAGFSFAPQVLLPYGSLYNGSLGGAALDSASGIGDPIFAAPLWLVNNKNSGTTFAIVPYLYVPIGSYEAGRSLNLGENRWKFDLQLGGTQALGNGFTVQASFDTMWYGRNSDATSDGVGRLEQDNTYQGQIWLSYSPPSNKSWTFAVGYSKYWGGVQTLDGVENGTATKSDQVRLQMAKFLTPTFQVQGLLQRDLRVEGGFKEDAHVTLRLMKLF; via the coding sequence ATGGCATCCAAACAATATCTTAAAACAAAGCTGATGGCCGTCGCCACGGCCTGCTTGTGTACCGCTTCATCGGCCTTGGCCGTCGATCTCGACGCCTTGGATCTCATTCCGGCGCCGAGCGGAACGAATGCAATTCTGTCCTATTCGACCTACACCACGCGAAGCAGCTATGTGACCAATAGGGGCAGTAAAATCAAAGACGGAACAGGTCTGGATTCCTATGTTGGCATCCTGCGCTACGTTCATTACACGGATATCGCGGGCTTCTCATTTGCGCCGCAAGTCCTGCTGCCTTACGGCAGCCTGTATAACGGTAGTCTTGGTGGGGCAGCGCTGGACTCGGCAAGCGGAATTGGCGATCCAATTTTTGCTGCGCCGCTCTGGTTGGTCAACAACAAGAATAGCGGCACAACGTTCGCCATCGTTCCCTATCTTTATGTGCCTATTGGTTCTTATGAAGCCGGGCGGTCTCTCAATCTGGGTGAAAACCGCTGGAAATTCGATCTCCAGCTTGGCGGCACACAGGCGCTCGGCAATGGTTTCACGGTCCAAGCCTCCTTTGACACCATGTGGTATGGGCGCAATTCCGATGCCACGTCAGATGGTGTCGGGCGTCTCGAGCAGGACAATACCTATCAGGGTCAGATCTGGCTTTCCTATTCGCCCCCATCGAACAAGAGCTGGACCTTCGCCGTCGGCTATTCGAAATATTGGGGCGGCGTGCAGACGCTGGATGGCGTGGAAAACGGCACAGCCACCAAATCCGATCAGGTCAGGCTGCAGATGGCCAAGTTTCTGACACCGACATTCCAGGTGCAGGGCCTGCTTCAGCGGGACCTGCGTGTTGAAGGCGGCTTCAAGGAAGACGCCCATGTCACTTTGCGCCTGATGAAGTTGTTCTGA
- a CDS encoding amidase: MSITRPTVADVAKLAADLHMTMSVEEAAEYHALMGGIFDAYDVVDGHPNVLPEVKYPRTPGYRPRDAENKYGAWAQKSVVKGAPEGKLSGKTVVLKDNVALAGVPMMNGSTTLEGFIPAADATIVTRILDAGGTIVGKATCEHFCLSGGSHTSDPGPVHNPNRHGYSAGGSSSGSAALVAAGEVDMAIGGDQGGSIRIPSAYCGVYGMKATHGLVPYTGVMPIEATIDHTGPITSNVADNALLLEVLAGADGLDPRQYAPKVAAYTQALGKGVKGLKIGILTEGFSFANTQEGVAQKVRAGADRFAALGADVSEISIPEFLTALCAWNPITLEGFMAQMLHGNGMGFNWKGLYDVGLLDAHSAWRDKADDFSVTLKLCMLVGQWGLSHYRGRYYAKSRNIVLELKKAFDTVFATYDLLLMPTVPCVASPLPGKDASIAEIVTRGFEMTATTAAFDVTGHPAMSIPCGLSDGLPVGLMLIGNDYCETTIYQAASAFEADGDWREF; this comes from the coding sequence ATGTCTATAACACGCCCAACCGTTGCGGATGTCGCCAAACTTGCGGCTGACCTGCATATGACCATGTCTGTGGAGGAGGCCGCCGAATACCATGCGTTGATGGGCGGAATATTCGATGCCTATGATGTCGTTGACGGCCATCCCAATGTGCTGCCAGAGGTCAAATACCCCCGCACACCGGGCTATCGGCCACGCGACGCGGAAAACAAATACGGAGCTTGGGCCCAGAAAAGTGTCGTGAAGGGTGCCCCGGAAGGCAAGCTTTCAGGCAAGACCGTCGTTTTGAAGGACAATGTCGCGCTTGCCGGCGTGCCGATGATGAATGGCTCCACCACGCTGGAAGGCTTCATTCCGGCAGCGGACGCAACAATCGTCACACGTATCCTTGATGCTGGCGGGACCATTGTCGGCAAAGCCACCTGCGAACATTTCTGCCTGTCGGGCGGCAGCCATACGTCTGATCCCGGCCCCGTCCACAATCCAAACCGGCATGGCTATTCAGCAGGTGGTTCATCTTCCGGCTCTGCAGCTTTGGTGGCGGCGGGCGAGGTCGATATGGCCATCGGGGGCGATCAGGGCGGTTCCATTCGTATTCCGTCGGCCTATTGCGGTGTCTACGGAATGAAGGCCACCCATGGCCTTGTTCCTTATACAGGGGTCATGCCCATCGAGGCCACAATCGATCACACCGGCCCGATTACGTCGAATGTTGCTGACAACGCTTTGCTGCTGGAGGTCTTGGCTGGGGCCGATGGCCTTGATCCGCGCCAGTACGCACCAAAAGTCGCGGCCTATACGCAAGCCCTCGGAAAGGGCGTCAAAGGTCTCAAGATCGGCATTCTCACGGAAGGCTTCTCTTTTGCCAACACCCAGGAAGGTGTGGCGCAGAAGGTGCGTGCAGGTGCGGACCGGTTTGCCGCGCTCGGTGCTGACGTCTCGGAAATCTCCATACCGGAATTCCTGACGGCGCTTTGCGCATGGAACCCGATCACGCTGGAGGGTTTCATGGCGCAGATGCTGCATGGCAATGGCATGGGCTTCAACTGGAAGGGGCTTTACGATGTCGGCTTGCTCGATGCCCATTCGGCCTGGCGTGACAAGGCTGACGATTTTTCCGTGACGCTCAAGCTCTGCATGCTCGTCGGGCAATGGGGGCTCAGCCATTATCGCGGTCGGTACTATGCGAAATCACGCAATATCGTTCTGGAGCTGAAAAAGGCGTTCGATACCGTCTTTGCTACCTATGACCTTTTGCTGATGCCGACTGTGCCCTGCGTGGCATCGCCTCTACCCGGCAAAGACGCTTCCATCGCCGAAATCGTCACGCGAGGTTTCGAAATGACAGCGACGACCGCTGCTTTCGATGTCACCGGCCATCCCGCCATGTCGATTCCTTGTGGTCTGTCCGATGGATTGCCCGTCGGTCTTATGTTGATCGGCAACGACTATTGCGAAACCACGATCTACCAGGCCGCGAGTGCCTTCGAGGCCGATGGGGACTGGAGGGAGTTTTGA
- the oxdA gene encoding aliphatic aldoxime dehydratase yields MESAIPPHLKCPRTLSRRVADEYEPPFSMWVARADSDLQQVVMAYFGVQYSGEDKKGDALAALRHIVGDFALTNGPTEHDTTHHQDAQGYDNLIAVGYWRDQESYHRWLATPAVAEWWSSDERLTEGLGYFREIVAPRAEQFETLYAFKDRLPGVGAVMDTISGDIQEHGYWGSMRDRFPISQTDRMSATGTLEIVSGNPHQRGRVLVKAHDNIALIRSGQDWAEADGAERTLYLDEIEPTLRDGMNFLRDNGKALGCYSNRYVRYIDLEGNFLEKSYNIGHWRSLDLLERWAESHPTHLRIFVTFFRVAAGLEKLRLYHEVSVFDGGHQFYEYINCHPETGMMRDAAMDELSA; encoded by the coding sequence ATGGAATCCGCTATACCCCCCCATCTCAAGTGTCCAAGAACGCTTTCTCGCCGCGTTGCCGATGAATACGAACCACCATTCTCCATGTGGGTCGCGCGCGCCGACAGCGATCTCCAGCAGGTCGTGATGGCTTACTTCGGCGTTCAGTATTCTGGAGAAGACAAAAAAGGTGATGCTCTTGCGGCACTGCGCCATATCGTTGGTGATTTTGCGCTTACCAATGGTCCCACTGAACATGACACCACCCATCATCAGGACGCGCAGGGATATGATAATCTGATCGCTGTCGGTTACTGGCGAGATCAGGAAAGCTATCATCGCTGGCTTGCCACTCCAGCGGTTGCAGAATGGTGGTCTTCCGATGAAAGACTGACGGAAGGTCTCGGCTATTTTCGCGAAATCGTTGCACCACGCGCCGAGCAATTTGAAACATTGTACGCCTTTAAGGATCGTCTGCCCGGCGTCGGCGCGGTGATGGACACCATCAGCGGTGATATTCAGGAACATGGCTATTGGGGTTCGATGCGCGACCGGTTTCCGATCTCGCAGACGGATCGCATGAGTGCCACCGGCACGCTTGAAATTGTCTCCGGTAACCCGCACCAGCGCGGACGCGTTCTCGTCAAAGCCCATGACAATATTGCTCTTATCCGGTCCGGACAGGATTGGGCCGAGGCGGATGGTGCCGAGCGTACGCTTTATCTCGACGAGATCGAACCGACGCTTCGCGATGGCATGAATTTTCTGCGTGACAATGGAAAGGCGCTCGGCTGCTACAGCAACCGATATGTCCGCTATATCGATCTCGAGGGTAATTTTCTTGAGAAGAGCTATAATATCGGACATTGGCGCTCACTTGACCTCTTGGAGCGTTGGGCAGAGTCGCATCCCACCCATTTGCGAATTTTCGTCACCTTCTTCCGTGTGGCGGCGGGTCTTGAAAAGCTTCGACTTTATCATGAAGTTTCCGTGTTCGATGGTGGCCACCAGTTTTACGAATATATCAACTGCCATCCGGAAACCGGCATGATGCGCGACGCCGCCATGGATGAACTGTCCGCTTAA
- a CDS encoding helix-turn-helix domain-containing protein, whose product MTINCHSTRKYKTGTLLSLAYDAPRMRVETWRHEAGCLPEVKLEATEVAVMLSGRLTVERKGDGRHQKSAATAGTFWLCPAGVHETDIVLSDKMIETVHMFLPPDLLGATALEELDIDPSSVLLDYAGGEFDPMLNQIATSFRAMSHSPQGSVDQLLADSLGTTLAAHLLRSYLARPAIPDRKIQQGGVLDSRRLKKVFDYVEDRIDQELSLRSLADEACLSPFHFIRAFHRSTGKTPYQYLIEKRIDAAKSKLRSSSLSLAQIASETGFSTQSGFTRTFKKLTGRTPGQFRSEG is encoded by the coding sequence ATGACAATAAACTGTCACAGCACCAGGAAATACAAGACGGGGACCCTCCTGTCGCTTGCCTATGATGCCCCCCGGATGAGAGTGGAAACCTGGAGACATGAAGCGGGTTGCCTGCCCGAAGTGAAGCTTGAGGCAACGGAGGTTGCCGTCATGCTCTCGGGACGGCTGACTGTGGAGAGAAAAGGCGACGGCAGACATCAGAAAAGTGCCGCCACTGCCGGCACTTTCTGGCTTTGCCCGGCGGGCGTCCATGAAACAGACATCGTACTGTCCGATAAGATGATCGAAACGGTTCACATGTTTCTACCGCCGGACCTTCTCGGCGCCACGGCCCTCGAAGAACTGGACATCGATCCTTCATCCGTCCTTTTGGATTATGCGGGCGGGGAATTCGATCCGATGCTCAATCAGATTGCAACATCATTTCGCGCCATGAGCCATTCACCACAAGGCTCGGTGGACCAACTGTTGGCGGACAGCCTCGGGACCACCCTGGCAGCTCACCTCCTCCGCTCCTACCTTGCCAGGCCTGCAATTCCCGATAGGAAAATCCAGCAGGGAGGAGTTCTGGATTCCCGTCGGCTGAAAAAAGTCTTTGATTATGTTGAAGACCGGATTGATCAGGAACTATCATTGCGAAGCCTGGCAGACGAAGCCTGTCTCAGCCCCTTCCATTTCATCAGGGCTTTTCATCGCTCGACAGGAAAGACACCCTATCAATATCTGATAGAAAAACGAATCGACGCCGCAAAAAGCAAGCTTCGATCCAGTTCGCTCTCCCTTGCGCAGATCGCCTCGGAAACGGGCTTCTCAACACAATCCGGCTTCACCCGCACCTTCAAAAAACTGACTGGCCGGACACCGGGCCAGTTTCGAAGTGAAGGTTAG
- a CDS encoding transporter substrate-binding domain-containing protein, protein MTNEWRVGVLFSRSGITQITETEHFFGTALAVEEINEAGGVLGKPIVPVAHDPGGDNTAYRNLARRLLTDDDVNIIFGCSMSASRKAVLPIVERHNGLLLYPSMYEGFEYSENVVYTGATLNQNTFALAEYLLRHHGPRLYFVGVDYIYPRESNRVMRDIVESKGGEVVSERYIPLHADNDTLKSVLADIVRLKPDAIFSTIIGRPAQQFYRMYAEAGIDRLRHPIASLTMAETEIREIGAGLCTGHILSATYFQTVEGATNERFVKAYKRRFGGEVTTSVWSQPAYAQVHLFARALARAGSLETHRISEEILVEDYAAPEGRLSFDADTRHLWLHPRIGVARADGLFDIAWQAPGPIRPDPYLTASRFEDAWLEA, encoded by the coding sequence GTGACCAATGAATGGCGAGTGGGAGTTCTGTTTTCCCGCAGCGGGATTACCCAGATCACCGAGACCGAACATTTTTTCGGAACGGCGCTCGCGGTCGAGGAAATCAATGAGGCAGGTGGCGTCTTGGGCAAACCGATCGTACCGGTGGCCCACGACCCCGGCGGCGACAACACCGCCTATCGTAATCTGGCCCGTCGTCTGCTGACCGATGACGACGTGAACATCATCTTCGGTTGTTCGATGTCGGCGAGCCGCAAGGCCGTGCTGCCGATCGTCGAGCGTCACAACGGCCTGCTGCTGTATCCCTCGATGTATGAGGGCTTCGAATATTCCGAAAACGTCGTCTATACTGGCGCGACGCTCAATCAGAACACGTTCGCCCTAGCCGAATATCTGCTGCGCCATCACGGGCCGCGCCTCTATTTCGTCGGCGTCGATTATATCTACCCGCGTGAATCCAACCGCGTGATGCGCGATATCGTCGAATCCAAAGGCGGCGAGGTCGTCAGCGAACGCTATATTCCGCTGCATGCGGACAACGACACATTGAAATCGGTGCTCGCCGATATTGTCCGTCTCAAGCCGGACGCGATCTTCTCCACAATCATCGGCCGCCCGGCTCAGCAGTTCTATCGCATGTATGCCGAGGCCGGCATTGATCGCCTGCGCCATCCCATTGCCAGCCTCACCATGGCCGAGACCGAAATCCGTGAAATCGGCGCCGGTCTGTGCACCGGCCACATCCTCTCCGCAACATACTTCCAGACAGTCGAGGGGGCGACCAACGAGCGGTTCGTCAAGGCCTACAAGCGCCGGTTCGGTGGCGAGGTCACGACCAGCGTCTGGTCCCAGCCGGCCTATGCGCAGGTCCATCTGTTCGCCCGCGCCTTGGCCCGCGCCGGCTCGCTGGAGACCCATCGCATCTCCGAGGAAATCCTGGTAGAAGACTATGCAGCGCCGGAAGGCCGGCTCAGTTTCGATGCGGATACCCGCCATCTATGGCTGCATCCACGCATTGGCGTTGCCCGCGCCGACGGCCTGTTCGACATCGCGTGGCAGGCGCCGGGGCCGATCCGTCCGGACCCATATCTGACCGCGTCGCGCTTCGAAGACGCCTGGTTGGAGGCTTAG
- a CDS encoding ANTAR domain-containing response regulator: protein MAGPNRIVQDLRRARVLVAHPRDEDGDVLVAHLKRLGCEVRATWPLPPTLPPDVDTLFLHIEDTQLEQALQISETQQPAIIAILTYESPTALQAIIDLNAHGVISKPLRPLGILTQFALARYRHSYEKRLVGKVQKLEETLKGRRLVDKAVSALRAMNGLEEEAAYRLLRDQATAKRVPMAQVAEAIIAAHDTMRSFGLPLPGKPSAG from the coding sequence ATGGCGGGACCCAACAGGATTGTTCAGGATCTGCGCCGCGCACGTGTTTTGGTTGCGCATCCGCGTGATGAGGACGGCGATGTGCTGGTCGCGCATCTGAAGCGCCTGGGCTGCGAGGTCAGGGCCACCTGGCCACTGCCGCCGACACTGCCGCCAGATGTCGACACGCTCTTCCTGCATATCGAGGATACCCAGCTCGAGCAGGCTCTGCAGATCAGCGAAACCCAGCAGCCGGCGATCATCGCCATTCTGACCTATGAGAGTCCGACCGCGCTACAGGCCATAATCGATCTCAACGCCCATGGTGTGATTTCCAAACCGCTGCGGCCGCTCGGCATCCTCACCCAGTTCGCGCTGGCGCGCTACCGCCACAGCTACGAAAAACGCCTGGTCGGCAAGGTGCAGAAACTGGAGGAAACGTTGAAGGGTCGCCGGCTGGTGGACAAGGCCGTTTCGGCGCTTAGGGCAATGAACGGGCTCGAAGAGGAGGCTGCCTACAGGTTATTGCGTGACCAGGCGACAGCCAAGCGCGTGCCGATGGCTCAGGTGGCCGAAGCGATCATCGCTGCCCATGACACCATGCGCAGCTTCGGTCTTCCCCTGCCCGGCAAGCCCAGCGCGGGCTAG
- a CDS encoding nitrilase family protein, which yields MTDTAQTSRNLTIASIQFEPRIGDRDHNLAAIDRLVRRAKADGADLVVLPELADSGYVFRDTAELAELAGPVPEGESAQMLIALAREIVIHLVSGIAERDGETFYNSAILCGPDGYIGKYRKLHLWNEENRYFAPGDLGLPVFDIGRGKVGIAICYDGWFPEAFRQLALSGAELICVPTNWVPMPGSEDQADAMSNILAKAAAHSNAVYIACADRVGTERGQPFIGRSLIVGPQGWSVAGPASGDREEILLAKIDLSSVAASRTLNSFNHLLGDRRADVYG from the coding sequence TTGACTGACACCGCACAGACGTCGCGCAATTTGACGATCGCCTCGATCCAATTCGAACCACGCATCGGCGATCGCGACCACAATCTCGCAGCCATTGACCGGCTAGTACGCCGTGCCAAAGCCGATGGCGCCGATCTCGTGGTGCTGCCGGAACTCGCCGACAGCGGCTATGTGTTTCGCGACACGGCCGAGCTGGCCGAGCTAGCCGGGCCAGTCCCTGAGGGCGAAAGCGCGCAGATGCTGATCGCGCTTGCCCGCGAAATCGTTATCCATCTGGTTAGCGGCATTGCCGAGCGTGACGGCGAAACCTTCTACAACTCGGCGATTCTATGCGGCCCAGACGGTTATATCGGCAAATATCGCAAACTCCACCTGTGGAACGAAGAAAACCGGTACTTCGCGCCAGGCGATCTCGGTCTGCCGGTCTTCGACATCGGCCGTGGCAAGGTCGGCATCGCGATCTGCTACGACGGGTGGTTTCCAGAGGCGTTCCGCCAGCTGGCTCTGTCGGGTGCGGAACTGATCTGCGTGCCGACCAACTGGGTGCCTATGCCCGGCTCCGAAGACCAGGCTGACGCCATGTCGAACATCCTGGCTAAGGCGGCCGCCCACTCCAACGCCGTCTACATCGCCTGCGCCGATCGGGTTGGCACCGAGCGCGGTCAGCCTTTCATCGGTCGCAGCCTGATCGTCGGCCCGCAAGGCTGGTCGGTAGCTGGCCCGGCCAGCGGCGACCGCGAGGAGATCCTTCTTGCCAAAATCGATCTGTCGAGCGTGGCGGCCAGCCGTACGCTCAACAGCTTCAATCATTTGCTCGGCGACCGCCGGGCGGATGTCTACGGGTAA
- a CDS encoding substrate-binding protein gives MNRKSILLALASLAFAGSSHAADPIKIGVPVGLSGANSVVAPSVVQAAELAVEEINANGGVLGRPLELEIADDASGAAGAQKAFDALVFQKEVNVIISMETSAARNAGLPIITKGDVPYIYTSFYEGKSCNANLFVNAWVPEQQVPPLVDNFIGKQGAKKFFLVGSDYAFGRGMLEFAKAYIDKSGASVVGEEYLPMDSSDWTAVISKLKASGADAIITSTAGGAPNVTLTKQLRSAGVSLPYGNLAVDEGTAKSMGADASGIFLSASYVTGIDSAENKTFLASMEKKFGSELRTPNDLSVPQYEAIYLYKAAVEKAGSTDTAAVIEALPAVSYTGPRGLISMAKQHHAPLTMYLGQVQDDGSVKVVDSYKDVDPGAQCPNL, from the coding sequence ATGAACCGCAAATCCATCCTTCTCGCACTTGCTTCACTCGCTTTCGCCGGCAGCTCCCATGCCGCGGACCCGATCAAGATCGGCGTGCCGGTCGGCCTTTCCGGCGCCAACAGCGTCGTGGCGCCGTCGGTCGTGCAGGCCGCCGAACTGGCCGTCGAGGAAATTAATGCCAATGGCGGCGTTCTCGGCCGTCCGCTGGAACTCGAAATCGCCGACGATGCCTCGGGCGCAGCCGGCGCGCAGAAGGCTTTCGATGCGCTGGTCTTCCAGAAGGAAGTCAATGTCATCATCTCTATGGAAACCAGCGCCGCCCGCAATGCCGGGCTGCCGATCATCACCAAGGGCGACGTGCCTTACATCTACACGTCGTTCTACGAAGGCAAATCCTGCAACGCCAACCTCTTCGTCAATGCCTGGGTGCCGGAACAGCAGGTGCCGCCGCTGGTTGACAATTTCATCGGCAAGCAGGGCGCCAAGAAATTCTTCCTGGTCGGCTCGGACTACGCCTTCGGCCGCGGTATGCTGGAATTCGCCAAGGCCTATATCGACAAGTCGGGCGCATCCGTCGTCGGCGAGGAATACCTGCCGATGGACAGCAGCGACTGGACGGCGGTGATTTCCAAGCTCAAGGCCTCCGGCGCCGATGCAATCATCACCTCGACAGCCGGCGGCGCACCGAACGTGACGCTCACCAAGCAGCTGCGGTCTGCCGGCGTCAGCCTGCCCTACGGTAATCTCGCCGTTGACGAAGGCACGGCCAAGAGCATGGGCGCCGATGCCAGCGGCATCTTCCTCTCGGCCTCCTATGTGACCGGCATCGACAGCGCCGAGAACAAGACCTTCCTGGCATCTATGGAAAAGAAGTTCGGCAGCGAGTTGCGCACCCCCAACGATCTTTCCGTACCGCAATATGAGGCGATCTATCTTTACAAGGCCGCCGTCGAAAAGGCGGGCTCTACGGACACCGCCGCCGTGATCGAGGCATTGCCTGCTGTCTCCTATACCGGCCCGCGCGGCCTGATTTCCATGGCCAAGCAGCACCACGCGCCGCTCACCATGTATCTCGGCCAGGTCCAGGACGATGGCAGCGTCAAGGTGGTCGACAGCTACAAGGACGTCGATCCCGGCGCACAGTGCCCCAACCTCTGA